The Leptospira saintgironsiae genome contains the following window.
ATTTGATACCAAATGTTCCGACTCCGATCAAAAATAGATTCGAGGAAATGTTAAAAACCTTCTCTTGAACTATGGTATTGGTTTGTTATAAACCAAGTAAGTCACTTGATTTTTGGGCGGGTTTCCTATAAGATCCTTCTCATGAAGTCGGACAAATCCGAGGTATTAAAAGAATTTCGCACTCTTCCAGGAGTGGGTAAAGTAATCGCAGAAGATCTCTGGAATCTAGGAGTTCGCAGTAAGGCTGAACTCGCAAAATTAGATCCTGAAAAATTATACGAAGAAATTTGCGAATACCAAGGTGCTCGAGTAGATCTATGTATGCTGTACGTATTTCGTTGCGCAGTATACGTTTCTGCCACTTCCGATCCTGAACCAGAAAAAATGAAATGGTGGTTTTGGAAGGATAGGCAGCTTGTCTGATCTGATCCGGATTTCTTGGAGCCATAAAGAATCTCCCGAAACTTATACAATTCTTCCTGGAGAAGAATGTGTAATTGGAGTTCAAACCAAGGGAAGAATTTCCTTAGGTTCAGGCAAACAATCTAAGACTCTTGCTAAGGCCGGGATAACTGGGATTTTAAGGGGGCCAAGAACTTTCATCTCAGAGAAAAATACAAAATCACTTTTAGTTTATATTTCTCCCTTGGTTCTTTCTAGAATGATCTCTGTGCCGATGGATCAAATCAGCGATTCAAGTTTATCTTTAGAAGATCTGTTTTCCAAGGAAATGATCTCCGGATTAATTGCAGACTGTGAAGAAGCAGATTGGAAAGGTCAGGAGGCTTCTTGGAGCTTAGAAAAATTTCATCGCCTTCTCCCCATAAAAGAAGAAAAGGAAAAATTCTTACCAGAGGCAGTTCTCCGGATCAAATCGTCATTTGGAGAAATTGGGATCAAAGGTTTGGCGGAGGATTTGGGCGTAAGCCAAAGTAGTTTAGAAAGAGGTTTTAGATCCAGAGTGGGTTTAAGTCCAAAAGAATATGCAGGACTTGTCCGGTTCAGAAACATATTCAGATTTTATAATTCTTCTTCCAGTTTCACCGAACTCGCCTTGGAAGCAGGTTATTATGACCAGGCACATTTTATTCGCGAATTTAAGAAGAAGACAGGTTTTAGTCCAAAACAATGGTTTCGTCAGAATGAGAGCCTAGGATTAAATCCTAATTTTTAGAAAAAAATTCTCTTTTGATGGCAGGATGTTTTCGGATTAAGTCCAAGGATTTTGCGATCAGTATCTTAGCTTCCGGAGAATGATTCCAGACGTTTAATCCGGAAGGATGAGGCAAAGGAATCCAATCCAGTTCCACTCCATAGTAGTTTTTCTTAAACTTCTTACCGATTACCTCATCCAGTTTGTATTTTTTATTATCTACTAGTTGATCGATAGCGAGTTTACCTATCGGAATGATGAGCTCAGGTTTATTAAATTCAACTTCGAAGCGCATATATCTGGAACAATTTTCTACTTCGGAAGGATTTGGTTTTC
Protein-coding sequences here:
- a CDS encoding helix-hairpin-helix domain-containing protein; this encodes MKSDKSEVLKEFRTLPGVGKVIAEDLWNLGVRSKAELAKLDPEKLYEEICEYQGARVDLCMLYVFRCAVYVSATSDPEPEKMKWWFWKDRQLV
- a CDS encoding helix-turn-helix domain-containing protein, encoding MSDLIRISWSHKESPETYTILPGEECVIGVQTKGRISLGSGKQSKTLAKAGITGILRGPRTFISEKNTKSLLVYISPLVLSRMISVPMDQISDSSLSLEDLFSKEMISGLIADCEEADWKGQEASWSLEKFHRLLPIKEEKEKFLPEAVLRIKSSFGEIGIKGLAEDLGVSQSSLERGFRSRVGLSPKEYAGLVRFRNIFRFYNSSSSFTELALEAGYYDQAHFIREFKKKTGFSPKQWFRQNESLGLNPNF
- a CDS encoding uracil-DNA glycosylase family protein, producing MTDSQKFKKHIETLLHCRLCPDMVGNPVQGGIPGAKIMSIGQAPGIHEEKFGKPFAYTAGKTLFKWFLSIGIEEEVYRSKVNMAAVCRCFPGKAKSGDRKPNPSEVENCSRYMRFEVEFNKPELIIPIGKLAIDQLVDNKKYKLDEVIGKKFKKNYYGVELDWIPLPHPSGLNVWNHSPEAKILIAKSLDLIRKHPAIKREFFSKN